In one Janibacter cremeus genomic region, the following are encoded:
- a CDS encoding GNAT family N-acetyltransferase, with translation MEWTTHPVTADRFEDFGDVINPNRRESHCWCLSHRLTAPQIEELGGGSREQAARRLCEREVPPGVVTYLDDTPVGWCNIGARSDIPRLVGSTRIHPVDDVPVWSIICVVVRGGHRRKGVTGHLIEGAVDFAASHGAPAVEAYPVDPGDRRMDLTMAFVGTRSMFEGVGFEVIGTTDAVASKLPRLVMRRAL, from the coding sequence ATGGAGTGGACCACACACCCGGTCACCGCCGACCGGTTCGAGGACTTCGGCGACGTCATCAACCCGAATCGTCGGGAGAGCCACTGCTGGTGCCTGTCCCACCGTCTCACCGCGCCACAGATCGAGGAGCTGGGCGGGGGCAGCCGCGAGCAGGCCGCACGGCGCCTGTGCGAGCGTGAGGTCCCACCGGGCGTCGTGACCTATCTCGACGACACGCCTGTCGGGTGGTGCAACATCGGCGCCCGCAGCGACATCCCACGCCTGGTCGGCTCGACGAGGATCCATCCCGTCGACGACGTCCCGGTGTGGAGCATCATCTGCGTCGTCGTCCGCGGCGGGCACCGCAGGAAGGGGGTGACCGGCCACCTCATCGAGGGCGCCGTCGACTTCGCGGCCTCGCACGGCGCACCCGCCGTCGAGGCCTATCCCGTCGACCCGGGTGATCGTCGGATGGACCTGACGATGGCATTCGTCGGGACGAGGTCGATGTTCGAGGGCGTCGGCTTCGAGGTCATCGGCACGACGGACGCCGTCGCCTCCAAGCTGCCGCGCCTGGTGATGCGCCGGGCGCTCTGA
- a CDS encoding SPW repeat protein, giving the protein MHKWTRWQDWVALTAGAIALLAPLVTTTDTGATWTMVVLGGLIVLASAYSLYTPGERDTMSEGAHAVLGVLLFVAPWVMGFADLGGLAWTAWIAGVVTFVAGVLTLPQVSSRMHRPAASH; this is encoded by the coding sequence ATGCACAAGTGGACTCGATGGCAGGACTGGGTGGCCCTGACCGCCGGCGCGATCGCGCTGCTGGCCCCCCTGGTCACGACGACGGACACAGGCGCGACGTGGACGATGGTCGTCCTCGGCGGACTGATCGTGCTCGCGTCGGCCTACTCCCTCTATACCCCCGGTGAGAGGGACACCATGAGCGAGGGCGCGCACGCAGTCCTCGGGGTGCTGCTCTTCGTCGCCCCGTGGGTCATGGGCTTCGCCGACCTGGGTGGTCTTGCCTGGACCGCGTGGATCGCCGGAGTCGTCACGTTCGTCGCCGGTGTGCTGACGCTCCCCCAGGTCAGCTCCCGCATGCACCGCCCGGCTGCCTCGCACTAG
- a CDS encoding TetR/AcrR family transcriptional regulator yields MGTPASRRERILDAAEVQFAGDGFAATGTTAIADGAGVPKGLVFYYFPRKIDILRALLAERLPSHPLCEPTEVIRIGDPVASLVQLARTLGLGRHESVVLSTIIWRESGTHPEVREHLKALRENILELTEQVLDAAIEHTIDPVMRRQAAQTFVAVVMDEANTQRFEGTGPDVAGAARVISNALTSDPV; encoded by the coding sequence ATGGGCACCCCGGCCTCGCGCCGTGAACGCATCCTCGACGCGGCCGAGGTGCAGTTCGCCGGTGACGGCTTCGCCGCCACCGGCACCACCGCGATCGCGGACGGGGCCGGGGTGCCCAAAGGGCTGGTCTTCTACTACTTCCCGCGCAAGATCGACATCCTCCGGGCGCTCCTGGCCGAGCGACTGCCGTCGCACCCACTGTGCGAGCCGACCGAGGTCATCCGCATCGGCGACCCCGTCGCCTCACTGGTCCAGCTCGCTCGCACACTCGGGCTGGGGCGCCACGAGTCGGTCGTGCTGAGCACGATCATCTGGCGCGAGTCCGGGACCCATCCCGAGGTGCGTGAGCACCTGAAGGCCCTGCGCGAGAACATCCTCGAACTCACCGAGCAGGTCCTCGACGCCGCGATCGAGCACACCATCGACCCGGTGATGCGCCGCCAGGCGGCCCAGACCTTCGTCGCCGTCGTGATGGACGAGGCCAACACGCAACGCTTCGAGGGCACGGGTCCCGACGTCGCCGGCGCGGCCCGGGTCATCAGCAACGCCCTCACGTCCGATCCGGTCTGA
- a CDS encoding ABC transporter substrate-binding protein: protein MNPSRSLRPAIIAIACAGALTLSACGGESDPLDSSSSGEGGGSGGEIVVGSADFSESTLLAHIYAGALKADGVNATTKTGIGSREVYLKALEEGSVDVMPEYTGALALYYDKDFDEVDPDKTYQALEGVLPEGLTVLEKSAAEDKDSIVVTQETAESQDLSAIGDLEGVAGDMTLGAPAEFKERAQGIPGLEETYGVTFGDFRALKPGQSMSGALANGQIDAANIFSTDPAIVENDFVVLDDPKKLYGSQNVVPLVRTGVKDKVDETLNEVSAKLTTEKLQEMLRQTDVQKKDPDQVAADFLEAEGLD from the coding sequence ATGAACCCGTCCCGCTCCCTTCGTCCCGCGATCATCGCGATCGCCTGCGCCGGCGCGCTCACCCTGTCCGCCTGCGGCGGCGAGAGCGACCCGCTCGACTCGTCCTCCTCCGGCGAAGGGGGCGGCTCCGGCGGCGAGATCGTCGTCGGCTCCGCGGACTTCTCCGAGTCGACCCTGCTGGCGCACATCTACGCCGGCGCGCTCAAGGCCGACGGCGTCAACGCCACGACCAAGACCGGCATCGGTTCCCGCGAGGTCTACCTCAAGGCCCTCGAAGAGGGCTCCGTCGACGTCATGCCCGAGTACACGGGCGCGCTCGCGCTCTACTACGACAAGGACTTCGACGAGGTCGACCCGGACAAGACCTACCAGGCGCTCGAGGGAGTGCTGCCCGAGGGGCTGACCGTCCTCGAGAAGTCCGCGGCCGAGGACAAGGACTCCATCGTCGTCACCCAGGAGACGGCCGAGTCGCAGGACCTGTCCGCCATCGGTGACCTCGAGGGGGTCGCCGGGGACATGACGCTCGGGGCGCCCGCGGAGTTCAAGGAGCGCGCGCAGGGCATCCCGGGCCTGGAGGAGACGTACGGGGTGACCTTCGGTGACTTCCGGGCGCTGAAGCCGGGGCAGTCCATGAGCGGTGCGCTGGCCAACGGGCAGATCGACGCGGCCAACATCTTCAGCACCGACCCCGCGATCGTCGAGAACGACTTCGTGGTACTCGACGACCCGAAGAAGCTCTACGGCAGCCAGAACGTCGTGCCGCTCGTGCGCACGGGGGTCAAGGACAAGGTCGACGAGACCCTCAACGAGGTCTCCGCGAAGCTGACCACCGAGAAGCTGCAGGAGATGCTGCGCCAGACCGACGTGCAGAAGAAGGACCCGGACCAGGTGGCCGCCGACTTCCTCGAGGCGGAGGGCCTGGACTGA
- a CDS encoding ABC transporter permease — translation MIVDILQWLVSAEEWSGDGGILVRLLEHIAYTFMVILLAGLVAIPAGLWIGHTGRGRWMVTVANALRAIPTLGLLFALTLVLLPRLPGASAFIVPSIAVLVLLAIPPILSGTYSGVESADPAALDAAKGMGMTGRQVLRSVEIPIALPLLISGIRAAVLQVVATATIAAYVGLGGLGRYLIDGLAISDYVSTAGGALLVALLALALDAPFALLGRYLVSPGLTGRTPRALRQTDPLPAGGTA, via the coding sequence ATGATCGTCGACATCCTGCAGTGGCTGGTCAGCGCCGAGGAGTGGTCCGGTGACGGCGGCATCCTCGTGCGCCTCCTAGAGCACATCGCCTACACGTTCATGGTGATCCTCCTGGCCGGGCTCGTCGCCATCCCCGCCGGTCTGTGGATCGGGCACACCGGTCGGGGACGGTGGATGGTCACGGTGGCCAACGCCCTGCGCGCCATCCCCACGCTCGGTCTCCTCTTCGCGCTCACCCTCGTGCTGCTGCCGCGGCTGCCGGGCGCGTCGGCGTTCATCGTGCCCAGCATCGCCGTCCTCGTGCTGCTGGCCATCCCGCCGATCCTGTCCGGCACCTACTCCGGTGTGGAGTCCGCCGACCCCGCCGCCCTCGACGCCGCGAAGGGCATGGGCATGACCGGCCGACAGGTGCTGCGCTCCGTCGAGATCCCGATCGCACTGCCGCTGCTCATCTCCGGCATCCGCGCCGCTGTCCTCCAGGTCGTCGCGACGGCCACCATCGCCGCCTACGTCGGGCTCGGGGGCCTGGGCCGCTACCTCATCGACGGGCTGGCGATCTCCGACTACGTCAGCACCGCCGGCGGTGCCCTCCTCGTGGCGCTCCTCGCGCTCGCCCTGGACGCCCCCTTCGCCCTCCTGGGGCGCTATCTCGTCTCGCCCGGCCTGACCGGGCGCACCCCTCGAGCACTTCGCCAAACCGACCCCCTACCAGCAGGAGGCACAGCATGA
- a CDS encoding ABC transporter permease: MEWILDHLDDITSLGLQHVWLSGLPLVLGLVISIPVGWLATRARWLRGVLITGSGLLYTIPSLALFVLMPLVLGTSILDPLNVVVAMTIYTIALLVRSVVDGLTSVPDEVARSATAMGYTSVRRFFGVDLPLAVPVIAAGLRVAAVSSVSMVSIASLIGVDQLGDLLIDGFNREIPGELVAGILASVLLAVVFDLLIRLAEHTLTPWRRAQQGSSA; encoded by the coding sequence ATGGAGTGGATCCTCGACCACCTGGATGACATCACCTCCCTCGGCCTGCAGCACGTCTGGCTCTCCGGCCTGCCGCTGGTCCTCGGGTTGGTCATCTCGATCCCCGTCGGCTGGCTGGCGACGAGGGCACGGTGGCTGCGCGGTGTCCTCATCACCGGGTCGGGACTGCTCTACACGATCCCCTCGCTGGCGCTCTTCGTGCTGATGCCGCTCGTCCTGGGCACCAGCATCCTCGACCCGCTCAACGTCGTCGTGGCGATGACCATCTACACGATCGCCCTGCTCGTGCGCTCCGTCGTGGACGGGCTGACGTCCGTGCCCGATGAGGTCGCCCGCTCGGCCACGGCGATGGGTTACACCTCCGTGCGCCGGTTCTTCGGCGTCGACCTGCCGCTGGCCGTCCCGGTGATCGCCGCCGGCCTGAGGGTGGCCGCGGTCAGCAGCGTGAGCATGGTCTCGATCGCCTCCCTCATCGGGGTCGATCAGCTCGGTGACCTGCTCATCGACGGCTTCAACCGCGAGATCCCCGGTGAGCTGGTCGCGGGCATCCTCGCCTCGGTCCTGCTTGCGGTCGTCTTCGACCTGCTCATCCGGCTGGCGGAGCACACGCTCACGCCGTGGCGGCGCGCGCAGCAGGGGAGCAGCGCATGA
- a CDS encoding ABC transporter ATP-binding protein: MIELEGVTKRFPGGSVAVDDLSLRAPDRAITVLVGPSGCGKTTTLRMINRMVEPTSGTVTIDGQDVQAMDPAQLRRGIGYVIQHGGLFPHHTVERNVAAVPLLLGEKSRTALTRARELLELVGIDPALGRRYPSQLSGGQQQRVGVARALAADPPVMLMDEPFSAVDPVVRGQLQDEFLRLQGELGKTIVMVTHDIDEAIKLGDHVAVLRTGGVLAQMATPRDLLASPADAFVADFLGKDRGYRALGFDAAEYPLHEEVTVVLGTPVGAAGSSADSDGWVLVTDAERRPLGWARPADADGAVTEEDLALGGTLATVDGPLRGALDAALSSPSRRGVVVDDDGVLVGTCRATEVLEVIESRDRHQAPSSARH; encoded by the coding sequence ATGATCGAACTGGAGGGCGTGACCAAGCGGTTCCCCGGAGGATCCGTGGCGGTCGACGATCTGAGTCTGCGCGCGCCCGATCGCGCCATCACCGTGCTCGTCGGCCCGTCGGGCTGCGGCAAGACGACCACCCTGCGGATGATCAACCGGATGGTCGAGCCGACCTCCGGCACGGTGACGATCGACGGCCAGGACGTCCAGGCGATGGACCCCGCGCAGCTGCGCCGGGGCATCGGGTACGTGATCCAGCACGGTGGTCTCTTCCCGCACCACACCGTCGAGCGCAATGTGGCCGCGGTGCCGCTGCTGCTCGGTGAGAAGAGCCGCACGGCGTTGACTCGTGCGCGTGAGCTCCTCGAGCTCGTCGGCATCGACCCTGCGCTCGGACGCCGCTACCCCAGCCAGCTCTCCGGGGGGCAGCAGCAGCGCGTCGGCGTCGCCCGCGCCCTCGCCGCGGACCCGCCGGTGATGCTCATGGACGAGCCCTTCTCCGCGGTGGACCCGGTCGTGCGCGGGCAGCTGCAGGACGAGTTCCTGCGCCTGCAGGGCGAGCTCGGCAAGACCATCGTCATGGTCACCCACGACATCGACGAGGCGATCAAGCTCGGCGACCACGTGGCCGTGCTGCGTACCGGTGGCGTGCTGGCCCAGATGGCCACCCCCCGTGATCTGCTCGCCTCACCGGCCGACGCCTTCGTCGCCGACTTCCTCGGCAAGGACCGCGGCTACCGCGCACTCGGCTTCGATGCCGCGGAGTACCCCCTGCACGAGGAGGTGACCGTCGTCCTCGGCACCCCGGTGGGCGCCGCGGGCAGCAGCGCGGACTCCGACGGCTGGGTCCTCGTCACCGACGCGGAGCGCCGCCCTCTCGGCTGGGCCCGCCCCGCCGACGCCGACGGTGCGGTCACCGAGGAGGACCTGGCGCTCGGGGGCACGCTGGCGACCGTCGACGGACCCCTGCGCGGGGCCCTCGACGCAGCCCTGTCCTCGCCGAGCCGGCGCGGTGTCGTCGTCGACGACGACGGTGTGCTCGTGGGCACCTGTCGCGCGACCGAGGTGCTGGAGGTCATCGAGTCCAGGGACCGGCATCAGGCTCCGAGCAGTGCGAGGCACTGA
- a CDS encoding enoyl-CoA hydratase/isomerase family protein, translating into MPDFTPGSTGTDEVLFARDGVLGRVLLNRPRAINSLTRDMVVAVRTQLTQWQEDDAITAVSIEGAGEKGLCAGGDVRAVREAHLAGSSGGVDFWADEYVLDAQIAEYPKPVIAVMDGIVMGGGLGISMFADARWATERSRIAMPETIIGFFPDVAATYLLSRTPGELGTHMAMTGATVGGADAVDAGLADCVVDSASIPDLLAAVAAGGPVEAVPGAGAEGGVPASATQGTLAAARGWIDECYAGNDPAVILERLRGHADPAAQAAAEEISVRSPLSVAVTLEAVRRAADAESVREVLRTDTVVSANLLHRPDFSEGVRGLLVDKDKQPRWEHPDLASVPRSEVLELFTQ; encoded by the coding sequence ATGCCTGACTTCACCCCCGGCAGCACCGGCACCGACGAGGTGCTCTTCGCCCGTGACGGCGTGCTCGGCCGCGTCCTGCTCAACCGCCCCCGGGCGATCAACTCCCTCACCCGCGACATGGTCGTCGCGGTACGGACCCAGCTGACGCAGTGGCAGGAGGACGACGCGATCACCGCCGTCTCGATCGAGGGCGCGGGGGAGAAGGGCCTGTGCGCCGGTGGCGACGTGCGCGCCGTCCGGGAGGCGCACCTGGCCGGCAGCTCCGGCGGCGTGGACTTCTGGGCCGACGAGTACGTCCTCGACGCGCAGATCGCGGAGTACCCCAAGCCGGTCATCGCCGTCATGGACGGCATCGTCATGGGCGGCGGGCTCGGGATCTCGATGTTCGCCGACGCCCGATGGGCCACGGAGCGCTCCCGGATCGCGATGCCCGAGACGATCATCGGCTTCTTCCCCGACGTCGCCGCGACCTACCTGCTCTCGCGGACGCCCGGCGAGCTCGGCACGCACATGGCGATGACCGGCGCGACGGTCGGCGGTGCCGATGCGGTCGATGCCGGTCTGGCGGACTGCGTCGTCGACTCCGCGAGCATCCCGGACCTGCTTGCCGCCGTGGCCGCCGGCGGACCGGTCGAGGCCGTGCCGGGGGCAGGAGCCGAAGGGGGTGTGCCCGCCTCCGCGACGCAGGGCACCCTCGCCGCGGCGCGGGGGTGGATCGACGAGTGCTACGCCGGCAACGACCCGGCCGTGATCCTCGAGCGACTCCGGGGGCACGCTGACCCGGCCGCGCAGGCGGCGGCCGAGGAGATCTCCGTGCGCTCGCCGTTGTCGGTGGCCGTCACCCTCGAGGCGGTGCGTCGCGCTGCGGACGCGGAGTCGGTGCGCGAGGTGCTGCGGACGGACACCGTCGTCAGCGCCAACCTGCTGCACCGCCCTGACTTCAGCGAGGGCGTGCGCGGCCTGCTCGTCGACAAGGACAAGCAGCCGCGGTGGGAGCACCCGGATCTGGCGAGCGTGCCGCGATCTGAGGTCTTGGAGCTGTTCACCCAGTAG
- a CDS encoding amidase codes for MTTDTSRPAPHEQVREDHESRRVSAFTGDALGTLDATGVAEEIRSGRISAQEAVEAAIARVEAVDPVLGATMVRDFERARRRAGHVPTGTSAPFAGVPSAIKDNVHHAGLPMTMGSDALPTAAVTEDGPFVKQFLSTGVMPVATTTCPPFGWTATTERPDGRVTRNPWDTGYSAGGSSGGSAALVASGALPIAHGNDGGGSIRIPAAACGLVGLKATRGRLLGDPTTDQAPIRIVVNGALTRTVRDTANFIAAAERYQPSRALPPVGLVEGPGARRLRIGMMLDSPLIGPSDPQTRAAVEAVGALLEDLGHDLEADVDVPIPQFFKTDFEDYWGLLALATKAQGKGLYGEDFDPARLDRLTLGLAAKAKRRLARTPLVLARLAATGIGAERLFPRQLDLVLTPTLCHTTPRIGYLSGDLDFETHMERLTQYVGFTPLHNASGQPSISLPLGRTDDGRPIGVMFSARRGQERLLLELAFELEAAVPFARLDD; via the coding sequence ATGACGACCGACACCTCCCGCCCGGCACCGCACGAGCAGGTCCGCGAGGACCACGAGTCGCGACGGGTGTCGGCCTTCACCGGCGACGCCCTCGGGACGCTTGACGCCACCGGCGTCGCCGAGGAGATCCGCTCGGGCCGGATCAGCGCGCAGGAGGCCGTCGAGGCCGCGATCGCCCGCGTCGAGGCGGTCGACCCGGTGCTCGGCGCCACGATGGTGCGCGACTTCGAGCGGGCCCGGCGCCGGGCCGGCCACGTGCCGACGGGGACGTCGGCCCCCTTCGCCGGGGTGCCCTCCGCGATCAAGGACAACGTCCACCACGCCGGCCTGCCCATGACCATGGGGTCCGACGCGCTGCCCACCGCCGCGGTCACGGAGGACGGGCCCTTCGTGAAGCAGTTCCTCTCCACCGGGGTGATGCCGGTGGCGACCACGACCTGTCCGCCCTTCGGCTGGACCGCGACCACCGAGCGGCCCGACGGACGCGTGACCCGCAACCCCTGGGACACCGGGTACTCCGCGGGAGGCTCCTCCGGCGGCTCGGCGGCACTCGTCGCCTCCGGCGCCCTCCCGATCGCCCACGGCAACGACGGCGGCGGATCGATCCGCATCCCCGCCGCGGCCTGCGGCCTCGTCGGCCTCAAGGCCACCCGTGGGCGGCTCCTCGGTGACCCCACGACCGACCAGGCCCCGATCAGGATCGTCGTCAACGGTGCCCTGACCCGGACCGTGCGTGACACCGCGAACTTCATCGCCGCCGCCGAGCGCTACCAGCCCTCCCGCGCCCTGCCACCCGTCGGGCTCGTCGAGGGGCCCGGCGCCCGCCGGCTGCGCATCGGCATGATGCTCGACTCGCCGCTCATCGGCCCCTCCGACCCGCAGACCCGCGCCGCCGTCGAAGCAGTCGGCGCCCTCCTCGAGGATCTCGGCCACGACCTCGAGGCGGACGTCGACGTACCGATCCCGCAGTTCTTCAAGACCGACTTCGAGGACTACTGGGGCCTGCTCGCCCTCGCCACCAAGGCCCAGGGGAAGGGCCTGTACGGCGAGGACTTCGACCCCGCCCGCCTGGACCGACTCACCCTCGGACTGGCCGCGAAGGCCAAGCGGCGCCTGGCGCGCACACCCCTGGTCCTGGCCCGGCTGGCCGCCACCGGTATCGGGGCGGAGAGGCTCTTCCCCCGACAGCTGGACCTGGTGCTCACGCCGACCCTGTGCCACACCACGCCGCGGATCGGGTACCTCTCCGGCGACCTGGACTTCGAGACGCACATGGAGCGCCTGACCCAGTACGTCGGCTTCACCCCGCTGCACAACGCGAGCGGTCAGCCCTCGATCTCGCTGCCGCTGGGACGCACCGACGACGGGCGACCGATCGGGGTCATGTTCTCCGCGCGGCGCGGCCAGGAGCGGCTGCTGCTCGAGCTGGCCTTCGAGCTGGAGGCCGCCGTCCCATTCGCCCGCCTCGACGACTGA
- a CDS encoding SLC13 family permease, producing MSQPPPVPEGRTHTDPPEADNWEDPDQRSAGERKGDEPERATRVRRWGMLAGVVGALAVYWLMPGDAPSAARVTAGTAVLMGIWWMTEAIPIPATALLPLVLFPVLGGADIADVGASYGSDIIFLFMGGFMLALAMQRWNLHRRIALVTVRAMGTNPAMVIAGFMIATGFLSMWVSNTATAVMMLPIGVSVLMLVVGLEESPELADAAEAEADGAGEAKGEDPAEQGVLKTNFGTALMLGIAYAASIGSLGTIIGTPPNTLLVGYLSKNHDIDIGFGQWMLVGVPLSVVFMVICWFLLTKVIFKPEIDQIPGGRELMSRELNKLGPTSTGEKGVLTVFVLAAASWVGVPLIWPEDTPISDAGIAMVVAVVLFLLPAGAARGVRLLDWQSAVQLPWGVLLLFGGGLALSGQFESSGLTKWIGEQAKTLEGIPVILLVVVFATAILFLTELTSNTATSATFLPVAGGVALGLGLDPMLLTIPVALAATCAFMLPVATPPNAIAFGSGYVTIPQMMKGGIWLNLIGIVLVTLTVMTLAVWVFSITY from the coding sequence ATGAGCCAGCCACCACCTGTCCCCGAGGGGCGTACGCACACCGACCCCCCGGAGGCCGACAACTGGGAGGACCCGGACCAGCGCTCGGCCGGGGAGCGCAAGGGCGACGAGCCGGAGCGTGCCACGCGGGTGCGCAGGTGGGGGATGCTCGCGGGAGTGGTCGGCGCGCTGGCCGTCTACTGGCTGATGCCGGGCGATGCGCCGAGTGCCGCCCGGGTGACCGCCGGCACCGCCGTCCTCATGGGCATCTGGTGGATGACCGAGGCGATCCCCATCCCGGCGACCGCGCTGCTGCCCCTGGTCCTCTTCCCGGTGCTCGGCGGAGCGGACATCGCCGACGTCGGGGCCTCCTACGGCAGCGACATCATCTTCCTGTTCATGGGTGGCTTCATGCTCGCCCTGGCGATGCAGCGGTGGAACCTGCACCGGCGCATCGCCCTGGTCACGGTCCGCGCCATGGGCACCAACCCGGCGATGGTCATCGCCGGCTTCATGATCGCCACCGGATTCCTGTCGATGTGGGTGTCCAACACCGCGACCGCCGTGATGATGCTGCCGATCGGCGTCTCTGTGCTGATGCTCGTCGTCGGGCTGGAGGAGAGCCCGGAGCTGGCCGACGCGGCCGAGGCGGAGGCCGACGGGGCCGGGGAGGCGAAGGGGGAGGACCCGGCGGAGCAGGGTGTGCTGAAGACCAACTTCGGTACCGCCCTCATGCTCGGCATCGCCTATGCGGCGTCCATCGGCTCCCTCGGCACGATCATCGGTACCCCGCCCAACACCCTGCTCGTCGGTTACCTCTCCAAGAACCACGACATCGACATCGGCTTCGGGCAGTGGATGCTCGTCGGCGTGCCGTTGTCCGTGGTCTTCATGGTCATCTGCTGGTTCCTGCTGACGAAGGTGATCTTCAAGCCGGAGATCGACCAGATCCCCGGCGGGAGGGAGCTGATGTCGCGGGAGCTGAACAAGCTCGGGCCGACCTCGACGGGGGAGAAGGGGGTCCTGACGGTCTTCGTCCTCGCGGCCGCGTCCTGGGTGGGCGTACCGCTGATCTGGCCCGAGGACACCCCGATCAGCGACGCCGGCATCGCCATGGTGGTCGCGGTGGTGCTCTTCCTGCTGCCGGCCGGCGCCGCTCGAGGGGTGCGCTTGCTCGACTGGCAGAGCGCGGTGCAGCTCCCGTGGGGCGTGCTGCTCCTCTTCGGCGGTGGTCTGGCGCTCTCCGGGCAGTTCGAGTCCTCGGGGTTGACCAAGTGGATCGGCGAGCAGGCCAAGACCCTGGAGGGGATCCCGGTGATCCTCCTCGTGGTCGTGTTCGCGACCGCGATCCTCTTCCTCACCGAGCTGACGAGCAACACGGCCACGTCGGCGACCTTCCTCCCGGTGGCCGGAGGCGTCGCGCTCGGCCTCGGCCTGGACCCCATGCTGCTGACCATCCCCGTCGCGCTGGCCGCCACCTGCGCCTTCATGCTCCCGGTCGCCACCCCGCCCAACGCCATCGCCTTCGGCTCGGGCTACGTGACGATCCCGCAGATGATGAAGGGCGGCATCTGGCTGAACCTCATCGGCATCGTGCTGGTCACCCTGACCGTGATGACCCTGGCGGTGTGGGTCTTCTCGATCACCTACTGA
- a CDS encoding MFS transporter has protein sequence MTRRQVRLVVALVCAALATFAQLYSPQGVLPDIARDLGTGADTAALTISAATLGLAVAVMPWSFVGDRYGRRRAMLVAVVGATILGLVSAWMPTLELVLLVRLLQGVFLAGVPALAMAYLNDEVETRAAIVAAGWFVGGTTVGGLTGRLVATPVAEQTSWRVGLTVVSVIGAVAALAFVLLVPAERGFVAVRGGGARAALHKVAGNLRDPALVGLYLIAFLLMGGFVATYNYLSFRLVAPPYLLPGWLVGLAFLAYLAGTVSAPRAGIAASHHGRYPVIVVLVLVMLAGVAITLAGRLWLVLLGLVVLTGGFFGAHSVASGWAGARAVHSRSQSTALYNLAYYGGSSVLGWAGGLAWEAAAWPGVVGFVAAAVVLALVVLEVCVRRSG, from the coding sequence GTGACCAGGCGCCAGGTGCGGCTCGTCGTCGCGCTGGTGTGCGCGGCGCTGGCCACCTTCGCCCAGCTCTACTCGCCGCAGGGTGTCCTGCCGGACATCGCCCGGGACCTCGGCACCGGCGCGGACACCGCTGCCCTGACGATCTCCGCGGCGACCCTGGGCCTGGCGGTCGCGGTGATGCCGTGGTCCTTCGTCGGAGATCGTTACGGGCGTCGGCGCGCGATGCTCGTCGCGGTGGTCGGCGCGACGATTCTGGGTCTGGTCTCGGCGTGGATGCCGACCCTCGAGCTCGTCCTGCTCGTGCGTCTGCTGCAGGGGGTCTTCCTCGCCGGGGTGCCTGCCCTCGCGATGGCCTACCTCAACGACGAGGTGGAGACCCGGGCCGCGATCGTGGCGGCAGGGTGGTTCGTCGGGGGGACCACGGTCGGTGGCCTCACCGGCCGGCTCGTGGCGACACCGGTGGCCGAGCAGACCTCGTGGCGCGTGGGCCTGACCGTCGTCTCCGTCATCGGGGCCGTGGCGGCGCTCGCCTTCGTGCTGCTGGTCCCGGCCGAGCGAGGGTTCGTCGCCGTCCGCGGGGGAGGGGCGCGCGCCGCCCTGCACAAGGTGGCCGGCAACCTGCGTGACCCTGCCCTCGTGGGGCTGTACCTCATCGCCTTCCTCCTCATGGGTGGCTTCGTCGCGACGTACAACTACCTCTCCTTCCGGCTCGTCGCGCCGCCGTACCTCCTGCCGGGATGGCTGGTCGGGCTGGCCTTCCTCGCCTACCTGGCGGGCACGGTCTCCGCCCCCCGTGCCGGCATCGCGGCATCGCACCACGGCAGGTACCCGGTGATCGTCGTGCTGGTGCTGGTCATGCTCGCGGGGGTGGCCATCACCCTCGCCGGACGGCTGTGGTTGGTGCTGCTCGGGCTGGTCGTCCTCACCGGCGGGTTCTTCGGCGCGCACTCCGTCGCCTCGGGGTGGGCCGGCGCCCGGGCGGTGCACTCACGGTCCCAGTCCACCGCCCTGTACAACCTGGCCTACTACGGCGGGTCCAGTGTCCTGGGCTGGGCGGGCGGGCTGGCGTGGGAGGCAGCCGCGTGGCCCGGAGTCGTCGGATTCGTCGCTGCGGCCGTCGTCCTGGCACTGGTCGTGCTGGAGGTTTGCGTCCGCCGATCCGGGTAG